The genomic DNA GGTCGGCGCCGTGCGAGAGGAGATCCCCGATCACTCCGCTGCCTGCCTTGTCCCGGTCGTAGCGCCAGGTCAGCGGTCCGTCGGGGGAGGAAGCGTAGTCGGCGATCAGCCAGCAGCGCAGGTTCGTGATCCGCCCCAGCCGTCCCGAGGAGACCAGCTCGCGCAGGTGCTGGACGGCGGGGGCGTGGCGGTAGTTGAAGCCCACGGCCGTGGCGACGCCCGCCGCGGCGGCGGCATCGTGGATCTCGCGGGACTGCTGCGCCGAGACCCCCATCGGCTTCTCGATCCAGAACGGCTTGCCGGCCCGGGCCGCCGCCATGGCCAGATCCCGGTGCAGGAAGTTCGGCGAGCAGATCGAGACGGCCTCGACCTCGGGATCGGCGAGCACCTCGTCGATCGAGTCCACGGCCCGGGCGGCCCCGAACTGCTCGAGGGCGGCGGCCCGGTTCGCGGGCACCGGGTCCGCGACGGCGACCAGGCGCGGGCGGAGGCCGAGCTCGGGGTACCGAGAGGGGATGCGCTGGTAGGAGGTCGAATGCAGACGACCCATCCAGCCCAGGCCGACGACGGCCACTGCGAGGTCACGCATGCTCATCCGGTTCCCTCACCGCCCACCGAGCTCGGCGAGGATCCGCTCGCGCATGCGCACGTTGATCGCATCGGCCTCTTCCTCCCAGCCGAACACGCACACCGTCACCGTGCCGTCGTACTCGCGCTCGCGCAGGTAGCTGAACGCGTCGTCCCAGTCGATCTCGCCGTTGCCGATCTCGTTGTGCTGGTGGATGCGGGCATCCACCCCGGGCGGGTTCATGATGTAGCGGTTGCCGACGTTCGCGGTGTGGTCGAAGACGTCCGCGACGTGCAGGTGCTGCAGGCGGTCGCCCGCGTAATCCATCATCTCCCGCACATCCCGGGCGCCGCGGCCCAGGTGATAGGCGTGGGGGAAGCAGAACTCGTAGTTCAGCCAGTCCCGGTCCACCCCGCGGATGATCTGCACGGCCTGGTCGTTCTCCTCGACGAAGTCGTAGGGGTGGGCCTCGATCGTGCACTGCAGGTCGTACTTCTCGAAGACCGGGACCAACTCCTCCATGGACCTGTAGAACTGGTGCTCGGAGGCGAGCGCCCGGTTCGGGTCCCCGGAGAACTCGGTGGCGATCAGCGGCACCTCGAGGGCGTCGGCGAGCTCCAGCAGTCGCTTCCAGTTGCGCACCTGCGCCTGGCGCTCCTGCTCCTCGGGTGCGGCCCAGTCGAACACGGGGTTGAACGCCCCGATGCTCACCCCGGTGTCCTTCATCGCCTGCTTCACCTCGGCGATCTGGTGACGATCCACCTTGGGGTAGTGGTGCCACTCGTGGAAGTCCGCGCGGGGCGACAGCTCGAGGTGCTCGAAGCCCAGCTCGCGGGCCTTGTGCAGCTCGCCTGCGACCGAGAGCTGCGGGTGGTACATGCTCGGGTCCAGCAGGATCTTCACCATCGGTGCGTCCTCCTCACTTCTGGCCGAGGCCGCACTCGGCCAGGAACTCGCGGGTGGCGATGGCGTTCGGCAGCGGCAGCGCCGGATCGCAGGGGTAGAGGTCCTGCTCGCAGATCACGTAGAGCTCCTTGTCCATCGCAGCGAGCTTCGTGACCAGGTCCTTCATGTCTGGCAGTCCCTTCGGCGGGCACACGGAGGCACCCTTGGCGACCGCCTCCCCGAAGGGCCAGTCCTTCTCGTGGGCCTCACGGGTGAGCTCCGGATCGAAGGCCTTGATGTGCACGTAGCCGATGCGCTCGGGGTACTCGTCGATCATCAGCAGGGGGTCGCCGCCGCCGTAGACGATGTGGCCCGTGTCCAGGCAGAAGCTCACCAGCTCCGGGTCGGTCGCCTCGAAGATCCGGGCGATCTCCTCCGGCGTCTCGATGTGGCTGTCGCCGTGGGGGTGCAGCACCATCGTCAGTCCGTAGTCCCGCTTGAGCAGCTCACCCAGGCGGTTGGCGTTCTCGACGTACCGGCGCCACGCCGTGCCGGTCAGCTCCCGCTGGTCGGTGAACTCCCAGGTCTTGTCATCGCGGTACAGCGGCGGCAGGTGCACCATGTACTCGGCCCCGACGGCGGCATGGGTCTCGGCGATCGCGCGGAAGGTCCGCTCGGTCTCCGCCCAGGCCTCCTCCTGGTGCAGGATGCCCCAGCCGGTGCCGGCGACGACGCGGAAGCCGTGCTCGTCCATCACGGACTGCAGCTGCTTCGCGTCCTGCGGGAAGTACCCCCACGGACCCGTCTCCATGACGGAGAAGCCGGCCTCGGCCATCTCCCCGAGTGCCGTGCGCCAGGGGATCTGCTGCTCGTCCTGGGGGAACCACACCCCCCACTGATCCGGGCAGACGCCGATCGTGAGGTTGTCGAACGGCGGCTCGGGATTGCGGGAACGGTCGATCGTCATAGAGGCATCTCCTGCGGCACGGGACGGTGAGGTGGTGAGGTTCTGTCGCCCTGGGACCGATCACGCACTGCACATCGATCCTGGGGCGACAGAACTGTGACGGCGGGGGGTGTGCCGACGCGGGCCGACGAGGCCAGGGTGGCGGGCGGCTCGGGGGACGCTCAGTCGTGGGTCGGGAAGCTCATCGAGGCCTCGACGGTCTCGTTCTGCGAGGGCCAGCGGGTGGTGACCGCCTTCTGCCGCGTGTAGAAGCTCAGTCCCTCCGGACCGTGCGCATGGTGCTCACCGAACAGGGAGTCCTTCCAGCCGCCGAAGGAGTAGTAGCCCACCGGCGTCGGGATCGGCACGTTGATGCCGATCATGCCGACCTGGATCTCCTCCTGGTAGCGCCGCGCGTAGTGGCCGGAGTCGGTGAAGATCGCGGTGCCGTTGCCGAACGGCGAGGAGTTCACGAGCTCGACCGCCTCGTCGAAGTTGTTCACGTGCATGACCACGAGCAGCGGGCCGAACACCTCGTCGGTGTAGGTCGGGTGGGTGGGTTCGAGGTCCGTGATGACGATCGGGCCGACGAAGTTGCCCTTCTCGTGGCCGTCGACGACCAGGCCGCGGCCGTCGACGAGCACGCGGCCGCCGGCCTGTTCGGCCTCGTCGGTCATCCGGATCACGCGCTCACGGGCGTCGGGCGTGATCACCGGGGGCATGTCGGTGCTCGGGTCGTCGCCGGGGCCGACCACGAGCTTCTCGGCCTCGGCGGCGATGGCCTCGAGGAAGGGTTCGTGCGCCTCGCCGACGGTGACGGCGACGGGCACCGCCATGCAGCGCTCGCCGGCGGAGCCGAAGGCGCCCGAGGCGACCTGCGAGGCGGCGAACTCGATGTTCGCATCGGGCATCACCACGGCGTGGTTGTTCGCCCCGCCCAGGGCCTGGACGCGCTTGCCGGCCGCCGAGGCGGTGCGGTGGACGTGCTTGGCGATCGGGGTGGAACCGACGAAGGACACCGCGGAGATGCCCTCGTGGGTGCACAGCGCATCGACCGTGTCCTTGCCCCCGTGGACCACCTGGAAGACGCCGTCGGGCAGACCGGCCTCCTGGTAGAGCCGGGCGACGACGTTGGAGGCGGAGGGGTCGCGCTCGGAGGGCTTGAG from Brachybacterium sacelli includes the following:
- a CDS encoding Gfo/Idh/MocA family protein — encoded protein: MRDLAVAVVGLGWMGRLHSTSYQRIPSRYPELGLRPRLVAVADPVPANRAAALEQFGAARAVDSIDEVLADPEVEAVSICSPNFLHRDLAMAAARAGKPFWIEKPMGVSAQQSREIHDAAAAAGVATAVGFNYRHAPAVQHLRELVSSGRLGRITNLRCWLIADYASSPDGPLTWRYDRDKAGSGVIGDLLSHGADLVQYVTGQHIAEVSAVSDVFIPERPIPTSAGVGHSGIEVGSERGPVRNEDWVAAMARLDGGAHATLESSRVARGHRSDYALELFGTEGSARWSFTRMNEFEVMLEDGGTEHGYTTVLAGPGHGDYARFQPGPGIPMSFDDLKTIEAAAFLSDVAGGTHLAPSAADGLEAAEVCEAVVRSAASRAWEAVAR
- a CDS encoding sugar phosphate isomerase/epimerase family protein, producing MVKILLDPSMYHPQLSVAGELHKARELGFEHLELSPRADFHEWHHYPKVDRHQIAEVKQAMKDTGVSIGAFNPVFDWAAPEEQERQAQVRNWKRLLELADALEVPLIATEFSGDPNRALASEHQFYRSMEELVPVFEKYDLQCTIEAHPYDFVEENDQAVQIIRGVDRDWLNYEFCFPHAYHLGRGARDVREMMDYAGDRLQHLHVADVFDHTANVGNRYIMNPPGVDARIHQHNEIGNGEIDWDDAFSYLREREYDGTVTVCVFGWEEEADAINVRMRERILAELGGR
- a CDS encoding TIM barrel protein, with protein sequence MTIDRSRNPEPPFDNLTIGVCPDQWGVWFPQDEQQIPWRTALGEMAEAGFSVMETGPWGYFPQDAKQLQSVMDEHGFRVVAGTGWGILHQEEAWAETERTFRAIAETHAAVGAEYMVHLPPLYRDDKTWEFTDQRELTGTAWRRYVENANRLGELLKRDYGLTMVLHPHGDSHIETPEEIARIFEATDPELVSFCLDTGHIVYGGGDPLLMIDEYPERIGYVHIKAFDPELTREAHEKDWPFGEAVAKGASVCPPKGLPDMKDLVTKLAAMDKELYVICEQDLYPCDPALPLPNAIATREFLAECGLGQK
- a CDS encoding CoA-acylating methylmalonate-semialdehyde dehydrogenase, whose product is MGYDVQHWVGGTATAGTGSTQPILNPATGEEVGTLHLGDAATVDRAVEVATAAQREWGQVSLAKRTQVLYRMRELLIDATDEIAVHISREHGKTLGDAKGEIARGLETLEFATSITQDLKGGFSENVSTGVDAHTMRQPLGVVAGITPFNFPAMVPFWMHPIAIATGNAFLLKPSERDPSASNVVARLYQEAGLPDGVFQVVHGGKDTVDALCTHEGISAVSFVGSTPIAKHVHRTASAAGKRVQALGGANNHAVVMPDANIEFAASQVASGAFGSAGERCMAVPVAVTVGEAHEPFLEAIAAEAEKLVVGPGDDPSTDMPPVITPDARERVIRMTDEAEQAGGRVLVDGRGLVVDGHEKGNFVGPIVITDLEPTHPTYTDEVFGPLLVVMHVNNFDEAVELVNSSPFGNGTAIFTDSGHYARRYQEEIQVGMIGINVPIPTPVGYYSFGGWKDSLFGEHHAHGPEGLSFYTRQKAVTTRWPSQNETVEASMSFPTHD